The following coding sequences lie in one Fusibacter sp. A1 genomic window:
- a CDS encoding riboflavin synthase — MFTGLIEETGIVKRMKRGRQSIVLTIEANKVLSDVKPGDSICTNGVCLTVTSHTDKEFSADVMPETMDRTNFKSLTVGSYVNLERAMLVGSRFGGHIVSGHIDGTGAIVKRIDDDNALRLTITAGPQVLRYVIEKGSVAIDGISLTVTSVSDRDFEVSVIPMTAKETTLLDKGTGDMVNLECDVVGKYIERFATFKTAESRISMDFLKDYGFL, encoded by the coding sequence ATGTTTACAGGACTTATTGAAGAAACCGGGATTGTAAAAAGAATGAAAAGAGGAAGACAGTCGATCGTACTGACCATTGAAGCAAATAAGGTGCTAAGCGATGTGAAACCGGGGGACAGCATTTGTACAAACGGCGTCTGCCTGACGGTGACAAGCCATACGGATAAGGAGTTTAGCGCGGATGTCATGCCGGAAACGATGGATAGGACCAACTTCAAGAGCCTAACGGTCGGAAGCTATGTCAACCTTGAAAGGGCGATGCTTGTAGGAAGCAGGTTCGGAGGTCATATCGTATCGGGACATATCGACGGTACGGGTGCGATCGTTAAAAGAATCGATGATGACAACGCACTCAGACTGACGATCACAGCCGGTCCTCAGGTTTTAAGGTATGTGATTGAAAAGGGATCTGTGGCCATAGACGGAATCAGCCTCACAGTGACAAGTGTGAGTGATAGAGACTTTGAGGTTTCTGTCATACCGATGACGGCAAAGGAGACCACACTGCTTGACAAGGGTACTGGAGACATGGTGAATCTGGAATGCGATGTGGTAGGAAAATACATCGAAAGGTTCGCTACCTTCAAGACGGCAGAATCACGTATTTCGATGGATTTTTTAAAAGACTACGGATTTTTATAA
- the ribD gene encoding bifunctional diaminohydroxyphosphoribosylaminopyrimidine deaminase/5-amino-6-(5-phosphoribosylamino)uracil reductase RibD has translation MQYMKQAIALARLGTGYVNPNPLVGAVIVKNNRVIGRGYHKEFGGPHAEVNAVNDATEDLKGATIYVTLEPCSHYGKTPPCVDLIIEKGFSEVVIGLKDPNPLVAGKGIKKLEEHGIKVTVGMLESEIRDMNRYFLKYILENKPYVTMKTAMTLDGKIATKTGDSKWISCARSREHVHAMRHDMMGIMVGIGTVLADDPSLTTRLELVKGLNPRPIIVDAKGRLPLDAKLLSEHQKGGVILATTELIDPEKEAELTLKGIEMIKTPSMDGRVDLDNLMERLYSLGIDSVLLEGGSTLNAGALTAGIVDEVISFIAPKVVGGYAASSPVGGIGVENMSDATYFDLIEVKQIEDDVMVRMKVRR, from the coding sequence ATGCAGTATATGAAACAGGCCATCGCGCTCGCAAGGCTCGGAACGGGATATGTGAACCCCAACCCGCTTGTCGGAGCCGTCATTGTAAAAAACAACAGGGTGATCGGACGAGGTTACCATAAAGAGTTCGGAGGACCGCATGCGGAAGTCAACGCGGTTAATGACGCGACAGAAGACCTAAAAGGCGCGACAATCTATGTGACACTCGAACCATGCTCGCATTACGGAAAGACACCGCCCTGCGTTGATCTGATCATCGAGAAGGGATTTAGCGAGGTCGTGATAGGGTTAAAAGACCCCAACCCGCTTGTTGCTGGTAAAGGCATAAAAAAACTAGAGGAACACGGCATCAAGGTCACAGTCGGTATGCTCGAATCAGAGATTCGTGACATGAACCGCTATTTCTTAAAGTATATCTTAGAGAACAAACCCTACGTGACGATGAAAACCGCCATGACCCTTGATGGGAAAATAGCGACAAAAACCGGCGATTCGAAATGGATCTCGTGCGCTAGGTCGAGGGAGCATGTGCATGCCATGCGCCACGACATGATGGGGATCATGGTAGGCATAGGTACGGTACTTGCAGATGATCCAAGCCTGACGACAAGGCTTGAGCTGGTCAAAGGACTTAACCCAAGACCAATCATCGTGGATGCAAAAGGGCGATTGCCCCTTGATGCGAAGCTGCTCTCAGAGCACCAAAAGGGAGGTGTGATCCTTGCTACCACTGAACTGATAGATCCTGAAAAGGAAGCAGAACTTACCTTGAAAGGCATTGAGATGATTAAGACACCTAGCATGGATGGAAGAGTGGATCTTGATAACCTGATGGAGAGACTTTATAGTCTGGGAATAGACAGCGTACTTTTAGAGGGCGGATCAACCTTAAACGCGGGTGCGCTGACTGCTGGAATCGTCGATGAGGTGATCAGTTTTATCGCACCAAAAGTGGTAGGCGGCTACGCAGCCAGTTCACCGGTTGGCGGAATCGGTGTCGAGAACATGAGCGATGCGACCTACTTCGACCTGATAGAGGTCAAGCAGATTGAAGACGATGTGATGGTTCGTATGAAAGTGAGGAGGTGA
- a CDS encoding MFS transporter — protein sequence MRKIIEIFSQYKGLSRSAYVIFIGRMVTNMGAFIWPLLTLIMKDKIGYSPTTIAYIFLGVGVLFLPANIIGGKLADKFSRKKLIVIFDSISIFFFMLCAFVEPGNLMMVFFVIAGLFANMEGPAFEALVADVTKPNEREKVYSLMYLGHNLGFMFGAAIGGLLFANYLSLAFVLDGLTTLSSTILIVIFVKVIDVSSLDESEKNEYEDTIEHDAKVSGIFKERPSILIQLIVFFFAAFVYDQWSFVLPMYMTDMFGVDLGSKYFGFVASFNAFVVISCTPILTYLFRRLHELPKVFMGQLLIGISYVIIMNRPAYYIFFVMMFAFTIGEIVNMLGSSPYMSRRVPSSHRGRVNSFRNIAYFVGSASGRVIMGWIVEKGGYSTAFATVATIGILTTFIVAVNYFIDRKVFPKLYEGDSVLSKDTVEAVED from the coding sequence ATGAGAAAGATCATCGAGATATTTTCGCAGTATAAAGGTTTGTCGCGTTCGGCGTATGTGATTTTTATCGGACGTATGGTCACCAATATGGGAGCCTTCATCTGGCCGCTACTTACACTGATCATGAAAGACAAAATAGGGTATAGCCCCACAACAATCGCCTATATCTTTTTAGGGGTCGGGGTGCTCTTTTTACCTGCCAATATCATCGGCGGAAAACTTGCCGATAAGTTCAGCAGAAAAAAACTGATTGTTATTTTCGACTCAATCTCGATCTTTTTCTTCATGTTATGTGCTTTTGTCGAGCCTGGTAACTTGATGATGGTCTTCTTTGTCATCGCAGGTCTGTTTGCCAATATGGAGGGACCGGCCTTCGAGGCCCTTGTTGCGGATGTGACAAAGCCCAATGAACGTGAAAAGGTATACAGCCTCATGTATCTGGGGCATAATCTGGGGTTCATGTTCGGGGCGGCCATTGGGGGTCTGCTGTTTGCCAATTACCTGAGCCTTGCCTTTGTACTTGACGGACTCACGACGCTGTCGTCCACCATATTGATTGTGATTTTTGTAAAGGTCATCGATGTCAGCTCCCTTGACGAAAGTGAAAAGAATGAGTATGAGGACACCATCGAGCATGATGCGAAGGTTTCGGGCATCTTTAAAGAGAGACCGTCGATTCTCATTCAGCTGATCGTCTTTTTCTTCGCCGCCTTCGTATACGACCAGTGGAGTTTTGTCCTTCCCATGTACATGACCGACATGTTCGGTGTGGATCTGGGGTCAAAATATTTTGGATTTGTAGCAAGTTTCAACGCGTTTGTGGTCATCTCGTGCACACCGATACTCACTTATCTTTTTAGAAGGCTGCACGAGCTACCTAAAGTGTTCATGGGCCAGCTTCTGATCGGTATCAGCTATGTCATCATCATGAACAGGCCCGCCTACTACATCTTCTTTGTGATGATGTTCGCCTTCACCATCGGTGAGATTGTCAACATGCTGGGGTCCTCTCCCTATATGTCCAGGCGTGTCCCGTCTTCACATAGGGGAAGGGTGAACAGTTTTAGGAACATCGCCTACTTTGTGGGTAGTGCAAGCGGCAGGGTCATCATGGGTTGGATCGTTGAAAAAGGTGGATATTCCACAGCATTTGCTACGGTTGCGACAATCGGTATCTTGACGACATTCATTGTCGCTGTAAACTATTTTATCGATCGTAAGGTGTTTCCTAAACTTTATGAAGGGGATTCCGTCCTCTCAAAAGATACAGTTGAAGCGGTTGAAGATTAA
- the fliB gene encoding flagellin lysine-N-methylase, with protein MVNERIRRMTYMKDFKCIGSSCTDNCCIGWDVDIDIETYKGYKSRKDSPLFERLSSDVILNNDCYDKGIDYGRMVLSGTKRCPFLASDDLCDIQRTHGETALSKVCNAYPRVVNLVDGVLELSATMSCPEVARMVLLDGGSLMIEEADVDASRFIITQQVATKDPSLKHHPAKYFNELRAFSMDLLKNSDYPLVKRLHLLGEMHERILPMHASGNIEGVPATLKKCKNKVLNKEYVNYLKKLRPDYRQQLNFFIENTNVLDGDKQIENQTFGKLLKAAKQGLEIKRSKPGSNSYSLYELNAIRHVEPFMVRHERIFENYIVNTMYKSMYPFSEQGDPYAGYTMLVVRVFLIKAVLIGLCANKVTLTPTLAVEVIQSFSKTLEHHKTFMNDLLQQLMESGSDELKYLSKLL; from the coding sequence ATGGTTAATGAGCGTATTAGACGCATGACTTATATGAAAGATTTTAAATGTATCGGAAGCAGCTGCACTGACAATTGTTGCATCGGATGGGATGTGGATATCGATATCGAGACATATAAAGGCTACAAGAGCAGAAAAGATTCACCGCTCTTTGAAAGGTTATCCTCCGATGTGATCCTCAATAACGACTGCTATGACAAGGGAATCGATTATGGGAGAATGGTGTTATCGGGTACCAAGCGGTGTCCATTTTTAGCGAGTGACGACCTTTGCGATATTCAAAGGACCCATGGCGAAACGGCTTTATCTAAAGTTTGCAATGCTTACCCGCGTGTTGTCAATTTGGTGGATGGCGTACTTGAACTGTCTGCCACCATGTCATGCCCTGAGGTTGCCAGAATGGTTTTACTCGATGGCGGCAGCCTGATGATTGAAGAGGCGGATGTCGATGCGTCGCGGTTCATCATCACCCAACAGGTGGCGACGAAAGACCCTTCACTGAAACATCACCCGGCTAAGTATTTCAACGAACTTAGGGCGTTTTCGATGGATCTTTTGAAAAACAGCGACTACCCACTTGTAAAACGGCTGCATTTGCTGGGCGAGATGCACGAGCGTATTCTTCCCATGCATGCGAGCGGCAATATAGAAGGTGTACCAGCTACTCTAAAAAAATGCAAAAATAAAGTGCTGAACAAGGAGTATGTAAATTACCTTAAAAAACTCCGCCCGGACTACCGTCAGCAGCTTAACTTTTTTATTGAAAACACAAACGTTCTGGACGGTGACAAGCAAATTGAAAATCAGACGTTCGGAAAGCTTCTAAAGGCTGCAAAACAAGGTCTAGAAATCAAAAGGTCCAAACCCGGTTCGAACAGTTACTCTCTTTATGAACTTAACGCGATCAGACATGTCGAACCCTTTATGGTCAGGCATGAGCGTATTTTTGAAAACTACATCGTAAATACGATGTATAAGAGCATGTATCCATTTTCTGAACAGGGTGACCCTTATGCCGGATACACCATGCTTGTGGTGAGGGTCTTTCTTATCAAAGCGGTGCTCATAGGCCTTTGTGCAAACAAGGTAACACTGACACCAACACTTGCAGTCGAGGTGATCCAGTCGTTTTCGAAGACGCTTGAACACCATAAGACCTTCATGAACGATCTCTTGCAGCAGTTGATGGAGTCTGGATCGGATGAGTTGAAGTACTTGTCAAAATTGCTGTAA